One stretch of Siphonobacter curvatus DNA includes these proteins:
- a CDS encoding type II toxin-antitoxin system VapC family toxin — protein MPSKITPSPVLPVEAMASVASRSRKVTKVPKDLIEKVSPQVWQEVQALKQEYKEPKRWPTRLLLDTPTLDYLIRDAYRLSQTAVVAINEPGTVCFVSECSWLELAEKMKQGLYGIRVNFGEFMQQVMNHYKLQLLPMDAQALEKYRNLTALTAPAKRITCGWLAAQALATGATLISPDGHYELYRSQGLKQLW, from the coding sequence ATGCCTTCAAAAATAACCCCATCGCCGGTTCTTCCCGTTGAAGCAATGGCTTCAGTCGCTAGTCGTTCGCGGAAAGTAACGAAGGTGCCTAAAGATCTTATTGAAAAAGTTTCGCCGCAGGTCTGGCAGGAAGTTCAGGCTCTCAAGCAGGAATACAAAGAGCCTAAACGCTGGCCAACGCGATTGCTACTCGATACACCGACGCTGGATTATCTGATCCGTGACGCATACCGCCTCTCTCAAACGGCCGTAGTGGCCATTAATGAGCCGGGTACTGTGTGTTTCGTTAGTGAATGTTCCTGGCTGGAGCTGGCTGAAAAAATGAAACAGGGCTTGTACGGAATCCGGGTCAACTTTGGTGAGTTCATGCAACAGGTCATGAATCATTATAAGTTACAGTTACTACCCATGGATGCCCAGGCCCTTGAAAAATACCGTAATCTGACGGCTCTGACCGCCCCAGCTAAACGCATTACCTGCGGCTGGCTGGCTGCTCAGGCCTTGGCAACCGGAGCAACGCTGATTTCCCCCGACGGTCATTATGAGTTATACCGTTCGCAGGGATTGAAACAGCTTTGGTAA
- a CDS encoding helix-turn-helix domain-containing protein produces MESSSMTTIYERLSHLIQLKKLTPYRFSQELGFSKPAKLYSILKGKTQPSYDTLTSIATVYHDLDCNWLLRGTGQTYITLMPVVPSESINAETEGPLLGVELLQKQIQFLEKQVSDRDEVIALLKEQIIVLRDVINRLKPVNENVTLS; encoded by the coding sequence ATGGAATCATCTTCAATGACGACTATCTACGAAAGACTTTCTCACCTCATCCAGCTCAAAAAGCTGACGCCTTACCGTTTCAGTCAGGAACTAGGGTTTTCGAAACCCGCTAAATTGTATTCGATTCTTAAGGGGAAAACTCAGCCCAGCTATGATACCCTTACTTCCATTGCCACGGTTTACCATGATCTGGACTGTAACTGGCTACTTCGTGGCACGGGTCAGACGTACATCACGCTTATGCCTGTGGTACCGTCTGAAAGCATCAATGCGGAAACGGAAGGCCCCCTACTCGGCGTGGAATTACTACAAAAACAAATTCAATTCCTTGAAAAACAGGTCAGTGACCGTGATGAAGTGATTGCTTTACTGAAAGAGCAAATCATCGTTTTACGTGACGTGATTAATAGACTTAAGCCCGTTAACGAAAACGTTACGCTTTCCTAG
- a CDS encoding XRE family transcriptional regulator — translation MDNTSAQELTQNDFFARNLVQLRSRLEGRVSQQRLADELGLKKSTWAAYESGRAEPRYGDLIKVADFFQVSVDDILRKDLSKEPLNMPKIPELRVLATTVDTQDQENVEFVHVKALGGYAEGYGDIDFIGKLPTFHLPFLARDRKYRAFPYEGESMPPLRDGAVVFGEYIESWESVKNGSICLVVTKNEGVVLKMVYNYLAETGVLVLKSLNERFAPYPVRREDIKELWRFAGFFENKFPA, via the coding sequence ATGGATAATACTTCTGCTCAAGAGCTGACGCAAAATGATTTTTTTGCCCGGAATCTGGTTCAGCTACGTAGCCGATTGGAAGGACGCGTATCCCAACAACGGCTGGCGGATGAATTAGGACTGAAGAAATCGACCTGGGCGGCATACGAGTCCGGTCGGGCAGAACCCCGCTATGGTGATCTGATTAAAGTTGCTGACTTTTTTCAGGTAAGCGTAGATGACATCCTCCGAAAGGATTTAAGTAAAGAGCCCCTGAACATGCCTAAAATTCCTGAGCTGCGGGTACTGGCCACGACCGTGGATACCCAGGATCAGGAAAACGTAGAGTTTGTACACGTGAAGGCTCTGGGTGGTTACGCCGAGGGATATGGCGACATTGACTTCATTGGTAAACTCCCCACGTTTCACTTGCCCTTTTTGGCTCGTGATCGTAAATACCGGGCTTTCCCTTACGAAGGTGAATCGATGCCTCCCTTACGGGATGGTGCGGTGGTATTCGGTGAATACATTGAAAGTTGGGAAAGTGTGAAGAACGGTAGTATTTGCCTAGTAGTAACGAAGAATGAAGGGGTAGTTTTGAAAATGGTTTATAATTACCTGGCCGAAACGGGCGTACTGGTGCTGAAGTCACTCAACGAACGTTTTGCTCCGTATCCGGTCCGTCGGGAAGACATTAAAGAATTGTGGCGATTTGCCGGATTTTTCGAGAATAAATTCCCGGCGTGA
- a CDS encoding DUF4385 domain-containing protein — MEKKSSKKAFQYDLDFRKTNFREHPELYRVGVGEQGVLLVEPYKSEILPLWRFRTEAIAQESAEAIYKKFETYLAEQDFVGADMARKYLQMGFTRARRYANHASGKKYTEKESDYEPETRAYPYSSGSIHKKNPLRPQEEDALTSEKAKAATVFKAYWDQARQHPEYLKQKEAFNEKYVRGK, encoded by the coding sequence ATGGAAAAGAAATCGTCGAAAAAGGCCTTCCAGTATGATCTGGACTTTCGGAAAACCAACTTTCGGGAGCATCCGGAATTGTATCGCGTAGGCGTAGGAGAGCAGGGGGTATTGTTAGTCGAACCGTATAAATCAGAAATCTTGCCCCTGTGGCGATTTCGGACCGAAGCCATTGCTCAGGAATCGGCGGAAGCGATTTATAAAAAATTTGAAACGTATCTGGCCGAGCAGGATTTTGTGGGAGCAGATATGGCCCGGAAGTATTTGCAAATGGGCTTTACGCGAGCCCGACGGTATGCCAACCACGCCAGCGGAAAAAAGTATACGGAAAAGGAAAGCGATTATGAACCCGAAACTCGGGCGTATCCGTATTCTTCTGGAAGTATTCACAAGAAAAATCCGCTCCGTCCGCAGGAAGAAGATGCATTGACCAGCGAAAAAGCAAAGGCGGCCACGGTCTTTAAAGCGTACTGGGATCAGGCCCGGCAGCACCCGGAATACTTGAAGCAAAAAGAAGCATTTAACGAAAAGTACGTAAGAGGAAAGTAG
- a CDS encoding AMP-binding protein: protein MILQKILHTAGKFPDKTALQYGRRSYTYAELITEIQTRAGAYQAGISQATVILAQTEALENLLDLLACMALKKAVLFASSQLTSDQIEGLRQREKAYLLEQTWPKSEESIRAEIQPTTLTDRFLGVLTSGTESVPKVIWKDYQSWVTAFPHQSDVFGITADDRLLVLDALSYSANLNSVLHLLWQGGTIVLTSLKSAGSWVQQMQDERITSVFMVPSHYRLWARSGVSLPLLRSLVSAGEKLEKSLAETLLQVSPQALLTEYYGAAELGHISYQQNEEILQHQFSVGKAFPGVRIHIVDQRIRVESPYVSPDYRGINTVFDLGLMDDDRLVLMGRAGRMFNRRGLNIFAEEIENRAKELRFVQEVAVVGLLREDLSHEIYLVFSATYPGQNSVPYTRQLKDHLLQSLPPAKQPRRIFEWRNLPRKDHGKIDYQAIVRTLADEDSPEILALPA, encoded by the coding sequence GTGATTCTCCAGAAAATTCTTCATACGGCCGGAAAATTTCCGGATAAAACGGCACTACAATACGGTCGCCGGAGCTACACGTATGCCGAACTAATCACGGAGATTCAGACGCGGGCGGGAGCGTACCAAGCCGGCATTTCGCAAGCAACGGTTATCCTGGCTCAGACCGAGGCTCTGGAAAACCTGCTTGATCTGCTGGCCTGCATGGCCTTGAAAAAGGCCGTATTGTTTGCCTCTTCGCAACTCACGAGTGATCAGATTGAAGGCTTACGGCAACGCGAAAAGGCCTATTTGTTGGAGCAGACCTGGCCGAAATCTGAGGAAAGCATACGAGCGGAAATTCAGCCGACTACGCTTACTGATCGATTTCTGGGTGTACTCACGTCCGGGACCGAATCCGTACCCAAAGTAATCTGGAAAGATTATCAGAGCTGGGTAACGGCCTTTCCGCACCAAAGTGATGTATTCGGTATTACAGCGGATGATCGACTACTGGTACTGGATGCTCTGAGTTATTCGGCGAATCTCAACAGCGTATTGCACCTGCTCTGGCAGGGCGGAACCATCGTACTGACTTCGCTGAAATCAGCGGGGAGCTGGGTGCAGCAAATGCAGGACGAGCGAATCACGTCGGTATTCATGGTGCCTTCGCACTACCGTTTGTGGGCACGCTCGGGCGTATCGCTGCCGCTGCTTCGCTCGCTGGTGAGTGCGGGGGAAAAACTGGAAAAGTCGCTGGCAGAAACGCTGCTTCAGGTCAGTCCGCAGGCCCTGCTGACTGAATATTACGGAGCGGCGGAGCTAGGGCACATTAGTTATCAGCAAAACGAAGAAATACTTCAACACCAGTTTTCCGTAGGGAAGGCTTTTCCGGGGGTACGTATCCACATTGTTGACCAACGCATCCGGGTTGAAAGTCCGTACGTGTCACCCGATTACCGGGGAATCAATACGGTGTTTGACCTGGGGCTGATGGACGATGACCGGCTGGTACTGATGGGCCGGGCTGGACGGATGTTTAACCGTCGGGGACTAAACATCTTTGCCGAAGAAATTGAAAACCGGGCCAAGGAACTCCGCTTTGTTCAGGAAGTAGCCGTAGTAGGGCTGCTTCGTGAGGATCTTTCGCACGAAATTTATCTGGTTTTTTCGGCGACGTACCCGGGGCAGAACTCCGTTCCGTATACTCGTCAGCTCAAGGATCACCTCTTGCAGTCCCTGCCCCCGGCTAAACAACCCCGTCGTATCTTCGAATGGCGTAATCTTCCCCGAAAGGATCACGGGAAGATTGATTACCAAGCCATCGTACGCACCCTTGCCGACGAAGATTCTCCCGAAATTCTTGCCTTACCGGCTTAA
- a CDS encoding TonB-dependent receptor plug domain-containing protein, whose protein sequence is MKRIFIGVTFLIPFLSQAQDSTKTVGLSEVTVTANLQSTEIRKTARNVTVITAQDIEKAPVKTLDGILQYALNVDVRSRAPLGVQADVSIRGGNFDQTLILVDGIKMNDPQTGHHSLNLPFPLSTIEKIEILQGGASRVFGPSAFSGVINIITKKNQPSQVNVGLAGGEYGLYQLNTSVGLTTEKQSTLVAAEKIHSDGYAHNTAFDRHNLYGRTALSLNKTTLALQGGFMDNQFGASNFYHPKFYNQYEQVKQYFVVAQADRQLTRQWYSNLTGSWRRHFDLYDFDNYRETKPASVNFHQTNVYNIEWRNRWTHAWGTTSFGAEWRRESIISNRLGDALAKPKAVPAFFGQKYTFGKDRDNVNVYLEHLKRWERLTLVAGTLFNINSQFGNEWYPGVDLSYTLTDRVNVYASANRAVRYPTFTEMYLNSSTVIADPNVQPEKAWSYEVGTKRFTAVDQLTLSAFYRQSSTAIDKIKRPDQAVPRIENIRNLNTFGVEVAYTLQISQVVNKPNYWLQRLTFNYAYISADQKQLNFQSFYTLNYLRHKLSLGANVRLAKNLTLDAWYTLKKREGDYQWDASTPPQPYATIHLVDTRLSWTQPKFRLFADVNNLINQTYYEHGFVQQPGRWLTGGISLTL, encoded by the coding sequence ATGAAACGTATATTTATAGGCGTTACTTTTTTGATTCCTTTTCTTTCCCAGGCTCAGGATAGTACGAAAACTGTTGGTTTATCCGAAGTAACGGTCACAGCCAATTTACAGTCAACCGAAATTCGCAAAACTGCCCGTAACGTCACCGTCATTACGGCTCAGGATATTGAAAAAGCTCCGGTGAAGACACTCGATGGTATTTTGCAGTACGCTCTTAATGTGGACGTACGTTCCCGGGCTCCGCTGGGCGTACAGGCCGATGTCAGTATTCGCGGGGGAAATTTTGATCAGACGCTGATTCTGGTCGACGGCATCAAGATGAACGACCCGCAAACGGGCCACCATTCGCTGAATTTGCCTTTTCCCTTATCTACGATTGAGAAAATTGAGATTTTGCAGGGCGGAGCTTCGCGGGTATTCGGGCCCAGTGCGTTCTCGGGCGTAATCAATATTATCACGAAGAAAAACCAGCCAAGCCAGGTCAATGTGGGACTGGCCGGGGGAGAATATGGATTATATCAGCTGAATACGTCGGTGGGATTAACTACCGAAAAGCAATCCACGCTGGTGGCCGCTGAGAAAATCCACAGTGACGGATATGCTCACAATACCGCTTTCGATCGCCACAACCTGTACGGACGGACCGCCTTGTCGCTGAACAAAACAACGCTGGCCCTGCAGGGGGGCTTTATGGATAATCAGTTTGGAGCCTCCAACTTTTATCATCCCAAGTTTTACAACCAGTATGAACAGGTTAAGCAGTATTTCGTAGTCGCCCAGGCTGACCGGCAGCTCACTCGCCAGTGGTACTCGAATCTGACTGGTTCGTGGCGGCGGCATTTTGATTTGTATGACTTCGATAACTATCGCGAAACCAAGCCCGCTTCGGTAAACTTCCACCAAACCAATGTATACAATATCGAATGGCGGAACCGATGGACCCACGCCTGGGGCACTACGTCCTTCGGAGCCGAATGGCGGCGGGAGAGTATCATCAGTAATCGCTTGGGGGATGCTCTGGCTAAGCCCAAAGCCGTACCTGCTTTCTTTGGTCAGAAGTACACCTTCGGTAAAGATCGCGATAACGTGAATGTGTATCTGGAGCACCTTAAACGCTGGGAACGTCTGACCTTAGTAGCAGGTACGCTGTTTAACATCAACTCTCAGTTTGGTAACGAATGGTATCCGGGCGTCGATCTTTCTTATACCCTAACGGACCGCGTGAATGTATACGCCAGTGCCAACCGGGCGGTGCGTTACCCGACGTTTACGGAAATGTACCTGAATTCTTCCACGGTGATCGCCGACCCGAACGTACAACCTGAAAAAGCCTGGAGTTACGAAGTGGGTACCAAGCGTTTTACGGCTGTGGACCAGCTGACCCTTTCGGCGTTTTACCGGCAGAGCAGTACGGCCATCGATAAAATCAAACGCCCTGATCAGGCCGTGCCGCGGATTGAGAATATTCGTAATCTGAATACTTTCGGCGTGGAAGTGGCGTATACATTGCAGATTAGCCAGGTAGTGAACAAGCCTAATTATTGGCTGCAGCGACTGACCTTTAACTACGCGTACATCTCGGCAGATCAGAAGCAGCTCAACTTCCAGTCTTTTTACACACTTAACTATTTGCGGCACAAGCTGAGCTTGGGTGCGAATGTTCGACTGGCTAAAAACCTTACGCTGGATGCCTGGTACACGCTCAAAAAACGCGAAGGCGACTATCAGTGGGATGCCAGTACGCCGCCGCAGCCCTACGCAACGATTCATCTGGTCGATACGCGATTGTCGTGGACGCAACCCAAGTTCCGGCTTTTTGCCGACGTAAATAACCTGATTAATCAGACGTATTACGAACATGGCTTTGTCCAGCAACCCGGTCGCTGGCTTACTGGCGGAATATCCTTGACCTTATAA
- a CDS encoding thiolase family protein — protein MLQAYIVDGLRLPTGKAQGYYKNVLPEQLMAEVLRDFRRRYSDLVFDELIVGNALGTGGNMARYALLEAGFSPAIPATTLDLQCGAGLRALVAAEAQLKSGMAQSILAGGMESNSLAPRRQYQPRDPRYIDAETFYTQATFAPASYGEASLRQAAQTVAETYELSKEELMRWTVRSHQKAEQAIEILREIRVPYGAIMEDQPLRKSFSYDSLVRTQSSQLIDHTNTAHLHDGAAGILLVNDTLRAEYEPRFRLVASAMAGGLPTLAPAGVIWATEKLLRQTSLSIQDIDLFEINESFAVKPLAFLKHWRISEEKVNIFGGNLAYGHPFGASGVINTIHLMRALAHTGQRLGLVTVGVAGGLGIALLIEHLNS, from the coding sequence ATGTTACAAGCGTACATCGTGGATGGATTACGGCTTCCCACGGGGAAAGCCCAGGGCTACTACAAAAATGTACTCCCTGAGCAACTCATGGCTGAGGTATTGCGGGACTTTCGACGCAGGTATTCCGACTTGGTTTTTGATGAACTGATCGTTGGAAATGCCCTTGGTACGGGAGGCAACATGGCCCGCTATGCCTTACTGGAAGCCGGTTTTTCACCCGCTATTCCAGCTACGACCCTTGATCTGCAATGTGGAGCAGGCTTACGGGCTCTGGTAGCAGCCGAAGCTCAATTGAAAAGTGGGATGGCTCAGAGTATACTGGCGGGCGGAATGGAAAGCAATAGCCTGGCTCCCCGGCGACAGTATCAGCCCCGCGACCCCCGGTACATCGACGCTGAGACCTTCTATACGCAGGCCACGTTTGCTCCGGCCTCGTATGGGGAAGCCAGCCTAAGGCAGGCGGCCCAAACGGTGGCAGAAACCTACGAACTTTCCAAAGAAGAACTGATGCGTTGGACCGTGCGAAGCCATCAGAAAGCGGAGCAGGCCATCGAAATTTTAAGAGAAATTCGAGTCCCTTACGGGGCTATTATGGAAGATCAGCCGCTACGAAAATCCTTTTCGTACGACAGTCTGGTCCGTACCCAATCCTCGCAATTAATCGACCATACCAATACCGCTCACCTGCACGACGGAGCCGCGGGTATTTTACTGGTAAATGATACCTTACGGGCTGAGTATGAGCCCCGATTCAGACTGGTTGCCTCGGCTATGGCCGGGGGCTTACCTACGCTGGCTCCGGCGGGTGTCATCTGGGCAACGGAAAAGTTACTGCGACAAACGAGCCTATCCATTCAGGATATTGACCTGTTTGAAATCAACGAATCCTTTGCGGTCAAACCACTGGCCTTCCTCAAGCACTGGAGGATTTCTGAAGAAAAAGTAAATATATTTGGCGGAAATTTGGCGTACGGACATCCCTTTGGGGCTTCCGGAGTGATTAATACCATTCACCTAATGCGAGCCCTGGCCCACACCGGGCAAAGGCTCGGCCTGGTAACGGTCGGCGTCGCGGGTGGTTTGGGTATCGCCCTTTTGATTGAACATCTGAATTCGTGA
- a CDS encoding response regulator encodes MRLKFWILLMLGGGILIEILIGINGHRTIRRLVITNNWITHTHVILEKAEQIDTRLTHIDNDLRGHILSGNPYFLADFNRNARELIDQSKDLNDFAKTADQQRRIRELNRKLEHKLMLGRKLFIQAQIENGTTRLDSGRIYLDQTYEIRSLLVQIQEDEQTSLAHRVGESERSANEALLSIIIGTLVAVVIILGAVYLLIRLLQSRTSLNLELQANEKRLREILDAVPAAVAVYDEQGKVYYTNRVTRTLLKQYASFQSYDDLFKSLPVYQFPTGIPYPFEKRPYLKARRGQAAQIDDLELRIGDERTLLLSSAVPIFDLEQNLQYVVSSYVDITDRLLSHSRLNEAKEMAEKAALMKENFLANMSHEIRTPLNSIIGFTNLLETTPLTAEQNEYLKAVNTASRNLLTIVNDILDISKIEAGMLQFEKIPFSIISLVQSIKIMLQPAAYDKQLELDVQLDQKLPPVVLGDPTRLTQILLNLASNAIKFTEKGRIEITIRCKQIEDQQVWVALSVKDSGIGIAADVLPHIFERFRQESSFTTRQYGGSGLGLNIVNSLVDMQGGRIEVESTPGLGSLFTVEIPYEIAEPTSLEDFGSYHSTPYEGLRKISVLVVEDNPMNQKLATAVLGRMGYSAEIAENGVKALKKLREKSYDLILMDIQMPEMDGYETTRQIRNVLHIEVPIVAMTAHALVGEREHCLKVGMNDFISKPFQMSDLYKVVRKQLQVQTPAFVPATTEMNSPMNTMKINLDYLHEVTGGDHESMADLLAVFLEETPVQLKRMSEALQQQDIVEVGKIAHALKSPVQMIGAVEVVPAFIKLQELAAKNGDLFTVQSIVKDVIQRMETLLPMVEEARKEFLPTV; translated from the coding sequence ATGCGGTTGAAATTCTGGATATTGTTGATGTTGGGCGGAGGAATTCTGATTGAAATATTGATTGGTATTAACGGGCATCGTACCATCCGGCGGCTCGTCATTACCAACAATTGGATTACGCATACCCACGTCATTCTGGAAAAAGCCGAGCAAATTGATACGCGTTTAACGCACATTGATAATGACTTACGAGGACATATCCTAAGTGGAAATCCATATTTTTTGGCCGATTTTAACCGGAATGCCCGGGAGCTAATTGATCAGTCCAAAGACCTCAATGACTTCGCCAAAACCGCCGATCAGCAACGAAGAATCCGGGAATTAAATCGAAAATTAGAGCATAAACTGATGCTGGGCCGGAAACTCTTTATTCAGGCCCAGATCGAAAACGGAACGACCCGACTGGATTCCGGTCGTATTTACCTCGATCAGACCTACGAGATCCGGAGCCTGCTGGTTCAGATTCAGGAGGATGAACAGACTTCACTGGCCCACCGGGTAGGGGAAAGTGAACGTTCGGCCAATGAAGCCCTGCTTAGTATCATCATCGGTACGCTGGTGGCCGTAGTAATTATTCTCGGAGCGGTTTATCTGCTCATTCGACTGCTGCAAAGCCGTACAAGTCTGAATCTGGAATTACAAGCTAATGAAAAACGGCTACGCGAAATTCTGGATGCCGTTCCGGCAGCGGTAGCCGTATATGATGAACAGGGAAAGGTCTATTACACCAATCGGGTAACGCGTACGTTACTGAAACAATACGCATCATTCCAATCGTATGACGACCTGTTTAAGAGTTTACCCGTTTACCAGTTCCCAACTGGAATACCCTATCCCTTCGAAAAAAGGCCTTATTTGAAAGCCCGTAGAGGACAAGCCGCTCAGATTGATGATTTGGAGCTTCGGATTGGTGATGAGCGTACGTTGTTACTAAGTTCGGCGGTGCCCATTTTTGATCTCGAACAGAATCTGCAATACGTAGTTTCCAGTTACGTCGATATTACCGATCGCTTGTTGTCGCACTCTCGTTTGAACGAAGCGAAAGAGATGGCTGAAAAAGCGGCCCTAATGAAGGAGAACTTCCTGGCTAACATGAGCCACGAAATCCGTACGCCGCTCAACTCCATCATCGGCTTTACGAACCTGCTGGAAACCACGCCGCTGACGGCTGAGCAAAACGAGTATTTGAAAGCGGTCAATACAGCCAGCCGTAATCTGCTTACTATCGTTAATGATATTCTGGACATTTCGAAAATTGAAGCAGGCATGCTGCAATTCGAAAAAATTCCGTTTAGTATCATTTCGCTGGTACAATCAATCAAGATCATGTTGCAACCGGCTGCTTATGACAAGCAGCTCGAACTCGACGTACAGCTTGATCAGAAGCTCCCACCGGTTGTACTGGGTGATCCGACGCGGTTAACCCAAATTCTGCTGAACTTAGCTTCCAATGCTATCAAATTCACGGAAAAAGGTCGCATTGAAATCACGATTCGCTGTAAACAAATCGAGGACCAGCAAGTGTGGGTAGCCTTATCGGTGAAAGACTCGGGCATTGGCATCGCCGCAGACGTATTGCCGCATATTTTCGAACGGTTCCGTCAGGAAAGCTCGTTTACCACGCGGCAATACGGCGGTTCCGGGCTGGGACTTAATATTGTTAACTCGTTGGTAGATATGCAGGGCGGTCGTATTGAAGTGGAGAGTACACCGGGCCTGGGCTCACTCTTTACGGTTGAAATTCCCTACGAAATTGCCGAACCTACCTCGCTGGAAGATTTTGGTTCCTACCACTCCACGCCGTACGAAGGACTGAGAAAAATCTCCGTGTTGGTAGTCGAGGATAACCCCATGAATCAGAAACTGGCAACGGCCGTACTCGGACGCATGGGCTATTCAGCCGAAATCGCTGAGAACGGTGTAAAAGCGTTGAAAAAGCTTCGGGAAAAAAGCTACGATTTGATTCTGATGGATATTCAAATGCCCGAAATGGACGGGTACGAAACGACGCGGCAGATTCGCAACGTGTTGCATATAGAAGTACCGATTGTAGCCATGACGGCTCACGCCCTGGTAGGTGAACGCGAACACTGTCTAAAGGTGGGTATGAATGATTTTATCTCCAAACCCTTTCAAATGAGTGACTTGTATAAAGTGGTTCGCAAGCAATTACAGGTACAAACGCCCGCCTTTGTCCCCGCCACTACTGAAATGAACAGCCCAATGAATACGATGAAAATAAATCTGGATTACCTGCACGAAGTAACGGGTGGCGATCATGAATCGATGGCCGATTTATTGGCAGTTTTCCTCGAAGAAACGCCCGTACAACTAAAACGAATGAGTGAAGCTCTACAACAGCAGGATATTGTTGAGGTAGGAAAAATTGCCCACGCTCTTAAGTCGCCCGTACAAATGATTGGAGCGGTGGAAGTAGTACCCGCCTTCATTAAATTACAGGAACTGGCTGCAAAAAACGGTGATTTATTTACCGTACAAAGCATCGTTAAAGACGTCATTCAACGAATGGAAACGCTGCTGCCCATGGTTGAAGAAGCTCGAAAAGAGTTTTTGCCAACGGTGTAA
- a CDS encoding circularly permuted type 2 ATP-grasp protein — protein sequence MQFSYDDYQTEGFYDEMFDAQGNVRLGYDAFKQRSEQLSMEEMTRRHQAAERALMAMGITFNVYSENEGTERIMPVDIIPRIIPSKDWNKLEKGLIQRIKAINLFIDDVYNEQRILNDGVVPRDLIESSKSFLKACIGLKPPKGIWCHITGTDLIKGDDGEYMVLEDNLRCPSGVSYMLENRELLKQTFPEVFARTDVRPVSDYPSRLLQMLQHISGRPDPTVCVLTPGIYNSAYFEHSYLAQQMGVELVDARDLVVHDGYVKMRTTKGFQVVDVIYRRIDDTFLDPHAFNPDSLIGIPGIFDVYKKGRVALANAPGTGVADDKVIYAYVPRIIKYYLDEEPIIPNVRTYICREEEDRKYVLENIEQLVVKEANEAGGYGMLIGPKATKEEHELFRQKILANPRNYIAQPTISLSRVPCLIEGAIEGRHVDLRPYILYGDEINVIPGGLTRVALNKGSLVVNSSQGGGSKDTWVMW from the coding sequence ATGCAGTTTTCTTACGATGACTACCAGACCGAAGGTTTCTACGATGAAATGTTCGACGCCCAAGGGAATGTGCGGCTAGGGTACGACGCCTTCAAACAACGCAGTGAACAGCTCAGTATGGAAGAAATGACGCGTCGTCATCAGGCCGCTGAGCGGGCTCTGATGGCGATGGGCATTACATTCAACGTATACTCCGAAAATGAAGGAACCGAGCGGATTATGCCGGTGGACATCATTCCCCGGATCATTCCGAGTAAGGATTGGAATAAGCTCGAAAAAGGCCTTATTCAGCGGATCAAGGCGATCAATCTGTTTATCGACGACGTCTATAATGAGCAACGAATCCTGAATGATGGCGTAGTACCCCGGGATTTGATTGAATCCTCCAAGAGCTTTCTTAAAGCCTGTATTGGACTAAAACCACCCAAAGGGATTTGGTGCCACATCACGGGTACCGATCTTATTAAAGGGGACGATGGCGAGTACATGGTGCTGGAAGACAATCTTCGCTGCCCCTCGGGGGTATCGTACATGCTCGAAAACCGGGAATTACTTAAGCAGACCTTCCCGGAAGTATTTGCCCGTACCGATGTGCGGCCTGTATCCGATTACCCCAGCCGTTTGTTGCAGATGCTGCAGCATATTTCCGGTCGTCCCGATCCGACCGTATGCGTTCTGACGCCCGGTATTTACAATTCGGCGTACTTCGAACATTCGTACTTGGCCCAGCAAATGGGGGTAGAGCTGGTGGATGCCCGCGATCTGGTCGTACACGATGGGTACGTGAAAATGCGGACGACCAAGGGCTTTCAGGTGGTCGATGTCATTTATCGCCGCATCGATGATACCTTCCTGGACCCTCACGCGTTCAATCCGGATTCGCTGATTGGCATTCCAGGTATTTTCGATGTGTACAAGAAAGGTCGCGTAGCCCTGGCCAATGCCCCGGGTACGGGCGTGGCCGACGATAAAGTGATTTACGCCTACGTACCCCGGATCATCAAGTATTATCTCGATGAAGAGCCCATTATTCCGAACGTGCGTACCTACATCTGCCGGGAGGAAGAAGACCGCAAGTATGTGCTGGAAAACATTGAGCAACTCGTGGTGAAAGAAGCCAACGAAGCGGGTGGATATGGAATGCTGATCGGGCCCAAGGCGACGAAGGAGGAACACGAACTGTTCCGGCAGAAAATTCTGGCCAATCCGCGTAATTACATTGCCCAGCCCACCATTTCGCTTTCGCGGGTACCTTGTTTGATCGAGGGAGCCATTGAGGGTCGCCACGTCGATTTACGCCCGTACATTCTTTATGGCGACGAAATCAATGTCATTCCCGGTGGACTGACGCGAGTCGCTCTTAATAAAGGGTCGCTGGTGGTAAATTCCTCGCAGGGAGGCGGCAGTAAGGATACGTGGGTGATGTGGTAA